A genomic window from Bacillus rossius redtenbacheri isolate Brsri chromosome 7, Brsri_v3, whole genome shotgun sequence includes:
- the LOC134534092 gene encoding transformer-2 protein homolog beta-like isoform X5 encodes MSYRGRYRSRSRSRSPKRYRSRYSHSRSRSYSPRGKYYGYSDRRKEFYRSHSRSPMSSRRRHIGSRSLDWQEEWSNGGQMGRDRSWQAMMSARDNPQPSRCLGVFGLSIYTTEQQLHHIMSKYGPVERVQVVIDAKTGRSRGFSFVYFESSEDAKVAKEQCTGMEIDGRRIRVDFSITQRAHTPTPGIYMGKPTYMAEGRGQWSRPKGDNDYYGGYRGGGGGGGYRGRSPSPYYRRRRYERSRSRSYSPRFEARGIG; translated from the exons ATGTCGTATCGCGGGCGTTACAGATCCCGCAGTCGTTCACGCTCACCCAAGCGCTATAGATCCCGCTACTCCCACTCACGATCTCGCTCCTACAGCCCTCGCGGCAAGTACTATGGCTACAGTGACAGGCGGAAAGAGTTCTACCGTAGCCATTCCAGAAGCCCGATGTCATCAAGACGTCGGCACATTGGTAGCAGG AGTCTGGACTGGCAGGAAGAGTGGAGCAATGGCGGTCAGATGGGGAGAGACAGAAGTTGGCAAGCAATGATGAGTGCTCGG GACAACCCTCAGCCAAGTAGGTGTCTGGGTGTGTTTGGCTTGAGCATCTATACAACGGAGCAGCAGCTACACCACATCATGTCGAAGTATGGTCCTGTGGAACGTGTTCAAGTTGTCATAGATGCTAAG ACTGGTCGTTCCAGAGGATTCTCATTTGTGTACTTCGAAAGTTCTGAAGATGCGAAGGTGGCCAAAGAACAGTGCACAGGGATGGAAATAGATGGACGTAGAATCAGAGTTGATTTCTCAATAACGCAGAGAGCTCACACACCAACACCTGGAATTTACATGGGGAAACCCACTTA TATGGCTGAAGGTCGGGGACAGTGGTCAAGACCTAAAGGCGACAA TGACTACTACGGAGGCTACCGGGGGGGAGGAGGCGGCGGAGGCTACAGGGGCAGGTCACCGTCTCCCTACTATCGTAGGCGGCGCTACGAGCGGTCTCGTTCGCGCTCCTATTCCCCAC